One window of Actinomycetota bacterium genomic DNA carries:
- a CDS encoding helix-turn-helix transcriptional regulator produces MPIQVNLDRILLDRRMTVTELAERIGITPANASILKTGKARAIRFSTLEAICRELGCQPGDILAYTE; encoded by the coding sequence ATGCCGATCCAAGTGAACCTCGATCGCATACTGCTTGACCGACGCATGACCGTGACCGAGCTGGCGGAGCGCATAGGAATAACCCCGGCCAACGCCTCCATCCTGAAGACGGGCAAGGCGAGGGCTATCCGCTTCTCGACACTCGAGGCAATCTGTCGCGAGCTAGGCTGCCAGCCAGGAG